A single region of the Eulemur rufifrons isolate Redbay chromosome 8, OSU_ERuf_1, whole genome shotgun sequence genome encodes:
- the NHLH1 gene encoding helix-loop-helix protein 1, producing MMLNSDSMELDLPPTHSETESGFSDCGGGAGPDGTGPGGTGGGQARGPEPGEPGRKDLQHLSREERRRRRRATAKYRTAHATRERIRVEAFNLAFAELRKLLPTLPPDKKLSKIEILRLAICYISYLNHVLDV from the coding sequence ATGATGCTCAACTCAGACTCCATGGAGCTGGACCTACCTCCCACCCACTCGGAGACGGAGTCGGGCTTCAGCGactgtgggggcggggcgggccctGACGGTACTGGGCCCGGGGGTACAGGAGGGGGCCAAGCCCGGGGTCCAGAGCCGGGAGAGCCTGGCCGGAAAGACCTGCAGCACCTGAGCCGGGAGGAGCGCCGGCGCCGGCGCCGCGCCACCGCCAAGTACCGCACGGCCCACGCCACGCGGGAGCGCATCCGCGTGGAAGCCTTCAACCTGGCCTTCGCCGAGCTGCGCAAGCTGCTGCCCACGCTGCCCCCTGACAAGAAGCTCTCAAAGATTGAAATCCTGCGCCTCGCCATCTGCTATATCTCCTACCTGAACCATGTGCTGGACGTCTGA